The following proteins are encoded in a genomic region of Nicotiana sylvestris chromosome 4, ASM39365v2, whole genome shotgun sequence:
- the LOC104243809 gene encoding deSI-like protein At4g17486 isoform X1, with product MTLKSKKGWKSVVPLRLKTKSSANFCLLPRVKSDRFGPGETPVCLNVYDLTPMNNYVYWAGFGIFHSGVEVHGVEYAFGAHDYPTSGVFEVEPRQCPGFKFRKSIFIGTTKLDPPQVREFIEHQAAAYNGDSYHLIVKNCNHFCKDICYKLTGKKIPKWVNRLAKLGSAFNCMLPEALKIAAVEDEPNGPEYVSEKRRLRSTFSCLSSISTRQQKLSKSSMFLQSPLKGCLPSWELRKSTNRSVKER from the exons ATGACATTAAAATCAAAGAAAGGATGGAAATCAGTAGTGCCCCTCCGTTTGAAGACCAAATCATCAGCAAATTTTTGTTTGCTCCCCAGAGTGAAGTCAGATCGTTTTGGTCCTGGTGAGACGCCAGTGTGTCTCAACGTGTATGACTTGACCCCTATGAATAACTATGTCTATTGGGCTGGCTTTGGTATCTTTCATTCTGGTGTGGAAG TTCATGGTGTAGAATACGCATTTGGAGCTCATGACTACCCGACCAGCGGTGTCTTTGAAGTTGAACCGCGGCAATGTCCAGGATTTAAGTTTAGGAAGTCGATATTTATTGGAACCACAAAGTTGGATCCGCCTCAGGTTAGAGAGTTTATTGAACATCAAGCTGCTGCCTATAATGGTGACTCGTATCACTTGATTGTGAAGAACTGCAATCATTTTTGCAAGGATATATGCTACAAGCTCACTGGGAAAAAGATCCCGAAATGGGTGAACCGACTTGCAAAATTAG GTTCAGCATTCAACTGCATGTTGCCTGAGGCTTTGAAAATTGCTGCTGTCGAAGACGAACCTAATGGCCCAGAATACGTTAGTGAAAAGAGAAGGTTGAGAAGTACTTTCAGTTGTCTTTCTTCAATTTCAACAAGACAGCAGAAGTTATCTAAGTCTTCGATGTTTTTACAGTCACCCCTTAAAGGATGCTTACCTTCTTGGGAGTTAAGAAAGTCTACCAATCGCTCAGTAAAAGAAAGGTAA
- the LOC104243809 gene encoding deSI-like protein At4g17486 isoform X4, producing the protein MTLKSKKGWKSVVPLRLKTKSSANFCLLPRVKSDRFGPGETPVCLNVYDLTPMNNYVYWAGFGIFHSGVEVHGVEYAFGAHDYPTSGVFEVEPRQCPGFKFRKSIFIGTTKLDPPQDICYKLTGKKIPKWVNRLAKLGSAFNCMLPEALKIAAVEDEPNGPEYVSEKRSHPLKDAYLLGS; encoded by the exons ATGACATTAAAATCAAAGAAAGGATGGAAATCAGTAGTGCCCCTCCGTTTGAAGACCAAATCATCAGCAAATTTTTGTTTGCTCCCCAGAGTGAAGTCAGATCGTTTTGGTCCTGGTGAGACGCCAGTGTGTCTCAACGTGTATGACTTGACCCCTATGAATAACTATGTCTATTGGGCTGGCTTTGGTATCTTTCATTCTGGTGTGGAAG TTCATGGTGTAGAATACGCATTTGGAGCTCATGACTACCCGACCAGCGGTGTCTTTGAAGTTGAACCGCGGCAATGTCCAGGATTTAAGTTTAGGAAGTCGATATTTATTGGAACCACAAAGTTGGATCCGCCTCAG GATATATGCTACAAGCTCACTGGGAAAAAGATCCCGAAATGGGTGAACCGACTTGCAAAATTAG GTTCAGCATTCAACTGCATGTTGCCTGAGGCTTTGAAAATTGCTGCTGTCGAAGACGAACCTAATGGCCCAGAATACGTTAGTGAAAAGAGAAG TCACCCCTTAAAGGATGCTTACCTTCTTGGGAGTTAA
- the LOC104243809 gene encoding deSI-like protein At4g17486 isoform X2 yields MTLKSKKGWKSVVPLRLKTKSSANFCLLPRVKSDRFGPGETPVCLNVYDLTPMNNYVYWAGFGIFHSGVEVHGVEYAFGAHDYPTSGVFEVEPRQCPGFKFRKSIFIGTTKLDPPQDICYKLTGKKIPKWVNRLAKLGSAFNCMLPEALKIAAVEDEPNGPEYVSEKRRLRSTFSCLSSISTRQQKLSKSSMFLQSPLKGCLPSWELRKSTNRSVKER; encoded by the exons ATGACATTAAAATCAAAGAAAGGATGGAAATCAGTAGTGCCCCTCCGTTTGAAGACCAAATCATCAGCAAATTTTTGTTTGCTCCCCAGAGTGAAGTCAGATCGTTTTGGTCCTGGTGAGACGCCAGTGTGTCTCAACGTGTATGACTTGACCCCTATGAATAACTATGTCTATTGGGCTGGCTTTGGTATCTTTCATTCTGGTGTGGAAG TTCATGGTGTAGAATACGCATTTGGAGCTCATGACTACCCGACCAGCGGTGTCTTTGAAGTTGAACCGCGGCAATGTCCAGGATTTAAGTTTAGGAAGTCGATATTTATTGGAACCACAAAGTTGGATCCGCCTCAG GATATATGCTACAAGCTCACTGGGAAAAAGATCCCGAAATGGGTGAACCGACTTGCAAAATTAG GTTCAGCATTCAACTGCATGTTGCCTGAGGCTTTGAAAATTGCTGCTGTCGAAGACGAACCTAATGGCCCAGAATACGTTAGTGAAAAGAGAAGGTTGAGAAGTACTTTCAGTTGTCTTTCTTCAATTTCAACAAGACAGCAGAAGTTATCTAAGTCTTCGATGTTTTTACAGTCACCCCTTAAAGGATGCTTACCTTCTTGGGAGTTAAGAAAGTCTACCAATCGCTCAGTAAAAGAAAGGTAA
- the LOC104243809 gene encoding deSI-like protein At4g17486 isoform X3, with product MTLKSKKGWKSVVPLRLKTKSSANFCLLPRVKSDRFGPGETPVCLNVYDLTPMNNYVYWAGFGIFHSGVEVHGVEYAFGAHDYPTSGVFEVEPRQCPGFKFRKSIFIGTTKLDPPQVREFIEHQAAAYNGDSYHLIVKNCNHFCKDICYKLTGKKIPKWVNRLAKLGSAFNCMLPEALKIAAVEDEPNGPEYVSEKRSHPLKDAYLLGS from the exons ATGACATTAAAATCAAAGAAAGGATGGAAATCAGTAGTGCCCCTCCGTTTGAAGACCAAATCATCAGCAAATTTTTGTTTGCTCCCCAGAGTGAAGTCAGATCGTTTTGGTCCTGGTGAGACGCCAGTGTGTCTCAACGTGTATGACTTGACCCCTATGAATAACTATGTCTATTGGGCTGGCTTTGGTATCTTTCATTCTGGTGTGGAAG TTCATGGTGTAGAATACGCATTTGGAGCTCATGACTACCCGACCAGCGGTGTCTTTGAAGTTGAACCGCGGCAATGTCCAGGATTTAAGTTTAGGAAGTCGATATTTATTGGAACCACAAAGTTGGATCCGCCTCAGGTTAGAGAGTTTATTGAACATCAAGCTGCTGCCTATAATGGTGACTCGTATCACTTGATTGTGAAGAACTGCAATCATTTTTGCAAGGATATATGCTACAAGCTCACTGGGAAAAAGATCCCGAAATGGGTGAACCGACTTGCAAAATTAG GTTCAGCATTCAACTGCATGTTGCCTGAGGCTTTGAAAATTGCTGCTGTCGAAGACGAACCTAATGGCCCAGAATACGTTAGTGAAAAGAGAAG TCACCCCTTAAAGGATGCTTACCTTCTTGGGAGTTAA